A portion of the Algisphaera agarilytica genome contains these proteins:
- a CDS encoding NADH-quinone oxidoreductase subunit B: protein MGIEAALPAEGILTTQLQKVINWSRRSSVWPMPFATACCGIELMATASSRYDLARFGAEVMRFSPRQADLMIVAGRVSVKMLPVLQRIYQQMTEPKWVLSMGACASTGGVFDTYATVQGIDQFIPVDVYVPGCPPRPETLIEGIMAIQRIIDNDGIPPTGPDGLRRPLNITVEPTHTVGSQPTSLTVGQS, encoded by the coding sequence ATGGGCATCGAAGCCGCACTCCCCGCCGAAGGCATCCTCACCACCCAACTCCAGAAAGTGATCAACTGGTCACGCCGGAGCTCGGTCTGGCCGATGCCCTTCGCCACCGCCTGCTGCGGTATCGAACTGATGGCCACCGCGTCGTCCCGCTACGACCTGGCCCGTTTTGGTGCTGAGGTCATGCGGTTCAGCCCCCGCCAGGCCGACCTCATGATCGTGGCCGGCCGGGTCAGCGTAAAAATGCTGCCCGTGCTGCAACGCATCTACCAGCAGATGACCGAGCCCAAGTGGGTCCTGTCCATGGGCGCCTGTGCAAGCACCGGCGGCGTCTTCGACACCTACGCCACCGTCCAGGGCATCGACCAGTTCATCCCCGTCGACGTCTACGTCCCCGGCTGCCCACCCCGTCCCGAGACGCTGATCGAGGGCATCATGGCCATCCAACGCATCATCGACAACGACGGCATCCCCCCCACCGGCCCCGACGGCCTCCGCCGTCCGCTGAACATCACCGTCGAACCGACGCACACCGTGGGTAGCCAGCCGACCTCGTTGACCGTGGGCCAGAGCTAA
- a CDS encoding sensor histidine kinase, which produces MLKGIRISLANKCQLLFGLAVVLVMTAALTVVGWRMQTLVEQAPQRRAKDLAEMWLAEQITFGEPVQRVDETDNPVFTTGVLLTLIEEDELESTSAEDPFLEQAIERFDQTPAASEFFDASRDDDGQLTFRYARAVRASDVARMEGTFEAGLDAAGLADPLQQVLLVRLRDQEAAMQQTLNRIYIVAAGLFAGLLAIAVFYYITTRIILSPVRVLRGYAERVSEGDILIRSDINTGDEFEQLSDMFNTMLESIKANQDELQSANKTLDMKLMDMAESNVALFEANKVKGEFLANVSHELRTPLNSIIGFAEVLQETLADRTGPIDDKRKRYASNIIVSSRRLLELINDLLDIAKIEAGKMQLRLATVSVIDTLEGLVTLIRPQADKKKVRLFVEVSPRLPMIETDPGKLQQVVFNFLANAVKFTPAGGTVTLRAESAPPPPEVLDPNRKLDRSASAVSIDPADAAYVRISVADTGPGINQEDQDRIFDKFTQLDPSVTKSHGGTGLGLTIAKELTDMLGGTLNVESAPGRGATFSITLPIVTEIEEEPLPETDETEAEAVDGEPAPAEPASE; this is translated from the coding sequence ATGCTCAAGGGCATCCGCATCAGCCTCGCCAACAAGTGTCAGTTGCTCTTCGGCCTCGCCGTGGTGTTGGTGATGACCGCCGCGCTCACGGTGGTGGGCTGGCGGATGCAGACGCTGGTCGAACAGGCCCCGCAGCGCCGCGCCAAAGACCTCGCCGAGATGTGGCTGGCCGAGCAGATCACCTTCGGCGAGCCCGTGCAACGCGTGGATGAAACCGACAACCCCGTGTTCACCACCGGCGTATTGCTCACCCTCATCGAAGAAGACGAACTCGAATCCACTTCCGCCGAAGACCCCTTCCTCGAGCAGGCGATCGAGCGTTTCGATCAGACCCCCGCCGCCTCGGAGTTCTTCGACGCCTCGCGCGACGACGACGGCCAACTCACCTTCCGCTACGCCCGGGCGGTGCGGGCGTCGGACGTGGCGCGGATGGAGGGCACGTTCGAGGCCGGGCTCGACGCGGCCGGCCTCGCCGACCCGTTACAACAGGTGCTGCTCGTCCGACTCCGCGACCAGGAAGCGGCGATGCAGCAGACGCTAAACCGCATCTACATCGTCGCCGCCGGGCTGTTCGCGGGGCTGCTGGCGATCGCGGTGTTCTACTACATCACGACCCGCATCATCCTCTCGCCGGTGCGGGTGCTGCGCGGTTATGCCGAGCGCGTCTCCGAAGGCGACATCCTCATCCGCTCGGACATCAACACCGGCGACGAATTCGAGCAGCTCTCGGATATGTTCAACACCATGCTCGAGAGCATCAAGGCCAATCAGGACGAGCTCCAGTCGGCCAACAAAACCCTGGACATGAAGCTCATGGACATGGCAGAGTCCAACGTCGCCCTGTTCGAGGCCAACAAGGTCAAGGGCGAGTTCCTCGCCAACGTGTCACACGAGCTGCGGACGCCGCTGAACTCGATCATCGGGTTTGCCGAGGTGTTGCAGGAAACCCTGGCCGACCGCACCGGCCCGATCGACGACAAGCGTAAGCGTTACGCCTCGAACATCATCGTGAGCAGCCGACGCTTGCTCGAACTCATCAACGACCTGCTGGACATCGCCAAGATCGAAGCGGGCAAGATGCAGCTGCGTCTCGCCACGGTATCGGTCATCGACACACTCGAGGGCCTGGTCACACTGATCCGGCCGCAAGCCGATAAGAAAAAAGTCCGGCTGTTCGTTGAGGTCTCGCCCCGCCTGCCGATGATCGAGACCGACCCGGGCAAGCTGCAGCAGGTGGTGTTCAATTTCCTGGCCAACGCGGTGAAGTTCACCCCCGCGGGCGGGACCGTGACCCTCCGGGCCGAGAGCGCCCCGCCGCCGCCCGAGGTGCTCGATCCGAATCGCAAATTGGATCGCTCGGCGTCTGCGGTGTCGATCGATCCGGCCGACGCGGCGTACGTCCGCATCTCCGTCGCCGACACCGGCCCCGGCATCAACCAGGAAGACCAAGACCGCATCTTCGACAAGTTCACCCAGCTCGACCCCAGTGTGACCAAGTCCCACGGCGGCACCGGACTGGGTCTGACGATCGCCAAGGAACTCACCGATATGCTCGGCGGCACGCTCAACGTCGAATCCGCCCCCGGCCGCGGCGCGACGTTCAGTATCACCCTGCCCATCGTGACCGAGATCGAGGAAGAACCGCTGCCCGAGACCGACGAAACGGAAGCAGAGGCAGTAGACGGTGAGCCCGCTCCCGCTGAGCCCGCATCGGAATAA
- a CDS encoding GtrA family protein, with amino-acid sequence MSASAPTTDLPPQETAEAPAETPRFRKLFRYLVNTGLSFVVNLGLTALLHEAFGVREATSYAVALVTVFVMNFLLFRYYVFDGRTDQPGKQLATFAGTSVVFRVSEWFVFRLLHEKLGVYYLLAIILVQGTTFVIKYFVYGGWLFNRKAKAEPAEA; translated from the coding sequence ATGAGCGCAAGCGCCCCCACCACCGACCTGCCCCCGCAAGAGACCGCCGAAGCCCCGGCCGAGACGCCCCGCTTCCGCAAGCTCTTCCGCTACCTCGTGAACACCGGGTTGAGCTTTGTGGTGAACCTCGGGCTCACCGCCCTGCTGCACGAGGCCTTCGGCGTCCGCGAAGCCACCTCGTATGCCGTGGCGCTGGTCACGGTATTCGTGATGAACTTCCTGCTGTTCCGTTACTACGTCTTCGACGGGCGGACCGACCAGCCCGGCAAGCAGCTCGCCACGTTCGCGGGCACCTCGGTCGTCTTCCGCGTCAGCGAGTGGTTCGTCTTCCGCCTGCTCCACGAAAAGCTGGGCGTGTACTACCTGCTGGCGATCATCCTGGTGCAGGGCACAACCTTCGTCATCAAGTATTTCGTGTACGGCGGCTGGCTGTTTAACCGTAAGGCCAAGGCCGAGCCCGCCGAGGCGTGA